Proteins found in one Quercus robur chromosome 2, dhQueRobu3.1, whole genome shotgun sequence genomic segment:
- the LOC126713554 gene encoding shikimate kinase 3, chloroplastic-like, with protein sequence MEAITTPQFSALTIGSKSVGRNENIAMVALNFNRRGRKDCVITISRKPNIQSRSFHLGLPHSCNHSQAPLLESGDCYTSFDEDWLLKNKAQEVASCLNGRSIFLVGMMGSGKTTVGRILSEALGYCFVDSDRYVEQAMGTSVTQIFELRGESFFRDHESEALQKLSFAPRKVVATGGGAVVRPVNWKYMRQGITVFLDVPLDALARRIAAVGTDSRPLLHFESGDAYTKAFVGLFTLTKKRSEAYANADATVSLLHLATNLRLEDVSDITPTVIAIEVLAQIEKFLRGNNGKSLRMYPY encoded by the exons ATGGAAGCAATAACTACGCCTCAATTCTCTGCTCTAACAATCGGTTCGAAGAGTGTTGGGAGGAATGAGAATATAGCAATGGTGGCTTTGAATTTTAATCGGAGAGGCAGGAAAGACTGTGTTATAACAATTTCTCGCAAGCCAAACATACAGAGTCGCAGCTTCCATTTGGGACTTCCACACTCTTGTAATCATTCACAAG CTCCACTGCTGGAATCTGGAGATTGTTACACTTCTTTTGATGAGGACTGGTTGTTAAAG AACAAAGCACAAGAGGTCGCTTCGTGCTTAAATGGCCGCTCTATATTTCTTGTTG GAATGATGGGCTCTGGAAAAACGACAGTGGGCCGGATTTTGTCAGAAGCATTAGGTTATTGTTTTGTTGACAG TGACAGATATGTCGAACAGGCAATGGGAACTTCCGTGACTCAAATCTTTGAACTGCGTGGTGAGAGTTTCTTCAGAGATCATGAG aGTGAGGCATTGCAGAAATTGTCTTTTGCACCAAGGAAAGTTGTTGCCACAGGAGGTGGTGCAGTGGTTCGACCTGTCAACTG GAAATATATGAGGCAGGGGATCACTGTCTTTTTAGACGTACCTCTTGATGCCTTGGCGAGGAGAATCGCTGCAGTGGGAACTGATTCTCGCCCTCTTTTGCATTTCGAATCAGGAGATGCTTACACCAAG GCTTTTGTGGGACTGTTTACTCTAACGAAAAAGCGATCTGAGGCATATGCCAATGCTGATGCTACGGTCTCCCTTCTAC ATCTTGCAACCAACCTGCGTCTTGAAGATGTGTCTGATATCACACCAACTGTCATAGCAATTGAG GTACTGGCTCAAATTGAGAAATTTCTACGGGGTAACAATGGCAAGTCCCTACGAATGTATCCTTACTAA